In Mixophyes fleayi isolate aMixFle1 chromosome 4, aMixFle1.hap1, whole genome shotgun sequence, the following proteins share a genomic window:
- the LOC142153200 gene encoding E3 ubiquitin-protein ligase TRIM39-like: MASADLRQELNCSICLNIYTDPVTLRCGHNFCRVCIDSVLDKQERSGVYTCPECRAECQERPALQRNITLCNIVGSLRSTRPDQEETGIFCTYCIHSRVPAAKSCLHCEASVCDKHLRVHSKSAEHVLSDPTTSLGNRKCSIHKELLKYYCTEDAACICVSCSLAGVHRGHRVEMMNKASEKKKEKLRNGLQKLTIKREETEKRVQSLQERRKENQKRAADVTERVTVLFRDIRRQLEDLEKRVLSEISRQEESVSLSVSDLIQQLEIKKDELSRKMRHIEELFNMSDPVTVLQEPDTGDLCDTEDRERHDDQVHGVGDLDVGLISGKLHTGLSDIITGINIGIYVQEATDILLDVNTAANNLHVSGDRKTASWSPKQNCPETPTRFQCYQVISTRRFSSGRHYWEVDVSKSGEWRVGMCYPSIDRRGDQSYIGDNNKSWCLCRSCYNNQYSVIHEKWIWLPDIIPCDRVRIYLDYEAGQMSFYSLCDPIRHLHTVTATFTEPLHAALWVGGGCIKISGGVRKWEK; this comes from the coding sequence atggcgtctgctgatctgagacaggagctgaactgttccatctgcctgaacatttatacagatcctgtaacactgagatgtggacacaacttctgccgggtctgtattgatAGTGTGCTGGATAAACAGGAGAggtctggagtttatacctgtcctgaatgcagagcagagtgtcaggagcgtCCTGCACTGCAGAGGAACATAACTCTGTGTAACATAGTGGGGAGTTTACGGTCTACTCGGCCAGATCAGGAGGAGACTGGGATCTTCTGCACTTACTGTATTCACTCTCGTgtacctgctgctaaatcctgtctGCATTGTGAGGCTTCTGTGTGTGATAAAcacctgagagtacacagcaagtcagcagaacacgTCTTATCTGATCCCACCACTTCCCTGGGGAACAGAAAATGCTCCATCCATAAGGAGCTCTTGAAATATTACTGCACTGAGGatgctgcctgtatctgtgtgtcctgcagtTTGGCTGGAGTACATCGGGGACACCGTGTGGAGATGATGAATAAGGcctctgagaagaagaaggagaaactgaGAAATGGTCTCCAGAAACTGACCataaagagagaggagactgagaaaagagtccagagtCTGCAGGAGCGCAGGAAAGAAAATCAGAAAAGAGCAGCTGATGTAACAGAGAGAGTCACTGtcctgtttagagacatcaggagacagctggaagacctagagaagagagtcctgagtgagatctccaggcaggaagagagtgtttcactctcagtctctgatctgatccagcagctggaaataaagaaggacgagctgtccaggaagatgcgtcacattgaggagctgtttaacatgtctgatccagtgactgtcttacaggaaccagacaccggtgacttgtgtgatactgaggacagagagagacatgatgaccaggtccatggtgtaggagatctggatgtgggtctcATCTCAGGGAAATTACACACAGgattatctgatataataacaggtataaatATAGGGATCTAtgtgcaggaagctacagacatattactggatgtaaacacagctgCTAATAATCTACATGTATCAGGTGACAGGAAAACTGCATCCTGGTCACCAAAGCAGAATTGCCCAGAGACACCAACAAGATTTCAGTGTTATCAGGTAATAAGCACCAGGAGATTTTCCtcagggcgacattactgggaagtggatgTCAGTAAATCAGGGGAGTGGagggtagggatgtgttatcccagtatagacaggagaggagatCAGTCATACATTGGAGATAATAACAAGTCCTGGTGTTTGTGTAGGAGTTGCTATAATAATCAGTATTCAGTGATACATGAGAAATGGATCTGGTTACCTGACATTATTCCCTGTGATAGagtgaggatatatctggattatgaggctggacagatgtccttttattctctgtgtgacccgatcagacatttacacaccgtcactgccaccttcactgagccccttcatgctgcattatggGTAGGAGGAGGTTGTATAAAGATATCTGGGGGAGTCAGGAAATGGGAGAAATGA